In the Gorilla gorilla gorilla isolate KB3781 chromosome 10, NHGRI_mGorGor1-v2.1_pri, whole genome shotgun sequence genome, one interval contains:
- the LOC101146124 gene encoding olfactory receptor 8S1-like: MRNCSVVPEFVLLGLSAGPQTQALLFVLFLVICLLTVMGNLLLLVVINADSCLHTPMYFFLGQLSFLDLCHSSVTAPKLLENLLSEKKTISVEGCMAQVFFVFATGGTESSLLAAMAYDRYVAISSPLLYGQVMNRQLCAGLVGGSRGFAFLDALINILVALNLDFCEAQNIHHFSCELPSLYPLSCSDVSASFTTLLCSSFLHFFGNFLMIFLSYICILSTILRISSTTGRSKAFSICSSHLTAVIFFYGSGLLRYLMPNSGSIQELIFSLQYSVITPVLNLLIYSLKNREVKAAVRRTLRKYF, from the coding sequence ATGAGAAACTGCAGTGTTGTCCCCGAGTTTGTCCTCCTCGGGCTGTCAGCTGGCCCCCAGACCCAGGCTCTGCTCTTTGTGCTGTTCCTGGTGATTTGCCTCCTGACTGTGATGGGAaacctgctgctgctggtggtgatTAACGCTGATTCCTGCCTCCACACACCCATGTACTTCTTCCTGGGACAATTGTCCTTCTTGGATCTCTGCCATTCCTCTGTCACTGCACCTAAGCTGTTGGAGAACCTCCTGTCTGAGAAGAAAACCATCTCAGTAGAGGGCTGCATGGCTCAGGTCTTCTTTGTGTTTGCCACTGGGGGCACTGAATCCTCCCTGCTTGCTGCGATGGCCTATGACCGCTATGTTGCCATCAGCTCTCCTTTGCTCTATGGCCAAGTGATGAACAGACAGCTGTGTGCAGGGCTGGTGGGGGGCTCAAGGGGCTTCGCTTTTCTGGATGCCCTCATCAATATCCTTGTAGCTCTCAATTTAGACTTCTGTGAGGCTCAAAATATCCACCACTTCAGCTGTGAGCTGCCCTCTCTCTATCCTTTGTCTTGCTCTGATGTGTCAGCAAGTTTTACCACCCTGCTCTGCTCCAGCTTCCTGCATTTCTTTGGAAATTTTCTCATGATATTCTTGTCTTATATTTGCATTTTGTCCACCATCCTGAGGATCAGCTCCACCACAGGCAGAAGCAAAGCCTTCTCCatctgctcctcccacctcactgcAGTGATTTTCTTTTATGGCTCCGGATTACTCCGCTATCTCATGCCAAATTCAGGATCCATTCAAGAGTTGATCTTCTCCTTGCAGTACAGCGTGATCACTCCCGTGCTGAATCTCCTCATTTACAGCCTGAAGAACAGGGAGGTGAAGGCAGCTGTGAGAAGAacattgagaaaatatttctag